One Synergistaceae bacterium DNA window includes the following coding sequences:
- the cobA gene encoding uroporphyrinogen-III C-methyltransferase — protein MIWLVGAGPGDAGLLTLRGREVLGRADVVIYDHLVGEGILAMIPESAERIDAAKYVGNHTLPQREIEALMIARAREGKNVVRLKGGDPYVFGRGGEEAEAIICAGLAFEVVPGVSSALAVPACAGIPATHRDYCSGVSIFTAHDKDNLLPDFTDTTQIFLMGVGNAGALQERLLMTLPPDTPCAVIQDGTTSRQHVVRTALSGLVRTIHENSITPPAVIVVGRTASLNLNWRANLPLNGRRILITRPAGRADKLSSTLRDLGAEVIHLPTIETHTLHGSLEGVELDGYDWAGFTSVTGVNTLFGLLAETRRDIRELGGAKIAAIGPATAGALREHGLKVSYVPEVYDGGHLAGGLAELGGSVLMFRALEGSPEIADTFTKYGIRNQQVCIYRTDYVKLFHVPDFTDTIIFTSASTVRGFCCSVSTMRDVKAVCIGYQTAEEALRQGFACTVIAEQATVDALADAVLSCS, from the coding sequence ATGATATGGCTTGTAGGTGCAGGGCCGGGAGACGCAGGGCTTCTCACCCTCAGAGGCCGTGAAGTTCTCGGACGGGCTGACGTTGTGATTTACGACCATCTTGTCGGAGAAGGAATACTCGCGATGATTCCCGAAAGCGCAGAACGAATCGACGCGGCCAAGTACGTAGGCAATCACACGCTCCCTCAGCGCGAGATAGAAGCTCTGATGATTGCGCGGGCACGTGAAGGGAAGAACGTCGTTCGCCTCAAGGGAGGAGACCCGTACGTTTTCGGCAGGGGCGGCGAGGAGGCGGAAGCAATAATCTGTGCGGGCTTGGCCTTCGAGGTAGTGCCGGGAGTGAGTTCGGCCCTGGCTGTTCCGGCTTGCGCGGGCATTCCGGCAACACACAGGGACTACTGCTCTGGTGTCAGCATCTTCACCGCACACGATAAAGACAACCTCCTGCCCGACTTCACCGACACAACGCAAATCTTTCTGATGGGGGTCGGCAACGCTGGGGCACTGCAAGAACGTCTATTGATGACGCTTCCTCCTGACACACCCTGCGCAGTAATTCAGGACGGCACAACCTCACGGCAGCACGTAGTCAGGACGGCTCTCAGCGGACTAGTGCGCACCATCCACGAGAACAGTATCACTCCTCCTGCGGTAATCGTCGTAGGCAGGACTGCCTCACTTAATCTCAACTGGCGGGCAAATCTCCCCCTCAACGGCAGGAGAATCCTCATCACACGCCCGGCGGGAAGAGCAGACAAACTCTCCTCAACGCTCCGGGACTTGGGGGCAGAAGTGATTCACCTTCCGACGATCGAGACGCACACTCTTCACGGCTCTCTTGAGGGAGTAGAGTTAGACGGTTACGACTGGGCAGGTTTCACGAGCGTTACGGGGGTCAATACACTCTTCGGGCTTCTGGCAGAGACCAGGCGGGACATCCGCGAGCTTGGGGGTGCGAAGATTGCGGCTATCGGCCCGGCAACTGCTGGGGCACTGCGTGAGCACGGGCTGAAGGTGAGTTACGTTCCAGAAGTCTATGACGGCGGACACTTGGCCGGAGGACTGGCTGAACTCGGAGGAAGCGTGCTGATGTTCCGTGCCCTCGAAGGCTCGCCGGAGATCGCAGACACTTTCACGAAATACGGAATCCGCAATCAACAGGTTTGTATTTACCGCACCGATTATGTAAAATTGTTTCACGTTCCAGATTTCACAGACACAATAATATTTACATCGGCTTCAACAGTCAGAGGCTTTTGCTGTAGTGTCAGCACAATGCGTGATGTCAAGGCAGTGTGTATCGGCTATCAGACGGCAGAAGAGGCGTTGAGGCAGGGTTTTGCTTGCACGGTGATTGCTGAACAGGCAACAGTTGATGCGCTTGCTGATGCTGTGCTGTCCTGTTCGTGA
- the hemC gene encoding hydroxymethylbilane synthase, with amino-acid sequence MRVIRIGTRGSILAVAQAEIVAETVRRTWPDIMTELVKITTSGDKNMTPFSSDPSGIKGMFTLELGRALMNHEIDFAVHSLKDLPANISPGLPVVAYSRRGDPKDALVGSAGVIGSSSLRRRLQLARLFPKSRIVPVRGNITTRLRRLDEGEYSGLALSVAGLERLGEARRIARVFSVDEVMPAPGQGILACQGRAGEDYSYLDCVNDDDARDCALAERSFSRAIGGGCNVPLGAYAEADGGTLTVKGLYVDGGRFRKGMVSGSRRDAESLGERLAEEVMS; translated from the coding sequence TTGAGGGTAATACGAATCGGTACGCGCGGAAGCATTCTTGCTGTTGCGCAGGCCGAAATAGTTGCTGAGACCGTCAGACGCACTTGGCCTGACATAATGACGGAGCTCGTGAAGATCACGACATCAGGGGACAAGAACATGACTCCTTTCAGTTCTGACCCGTCGGGCATCAAGGGAATGTTCACGCTTGAGCTTGGACGTGCGCTGATGAATCACGAGATAGATTTTGCCGTCCACAGCCTCAAGGACTTACCGGCGAACATCAGCCCGGGACTTCCGGTCGTCGCTTATTCCCGCAGAGGAGACCCGAAAGACGCGCTCGTCGGCAGTGCTGGCGTTATCGGCTCATCCTCACTTCGGAGGAGGCTTCAGCTTGCGAGGCTGTTCCCCAAGAGCAGGATTGTTCCTGTGCGCGGAAACATCACCACGAGGCTACGTCGGCTCGATGAAGGGGAATACAGTGGGTTAGCGTTGTCCGTTGCGGGACTCGAACGTCTCGGTGAAGCAAGAAGAATCGCCCGTGTGTTCAGCGTTGATGAGGTTATGCCCGCGCCGGGACAGGGAATATTGGCGTGTCAGGGCAGAGCAGGAGAGGACTACAGCTATCTTGACTGCGTGAACGACGACGACGCAAGGGACTGCGCGCTTGCTGAACGTTCCTTCTCGCGGGCAATCGGCGGGGGCTGTAATGTACCGTTAGGCGCGTACGCAGAGGCTGACGGCGGCACTCTGACGGTGAAGGGCTTGTACGTTGACGGCGGAAGATTCCGCAAGGGCATGGTTTCGGGCTCACGAAGGGACGCAGAGAGTCTCGGCGAACGTCTTGCAGAAGAGGTGATGTCATGA
- a CDS encoding putative Ig domain-containing protein, whose protein sequence is MRRFRLIVLAVMLLAMCGTAWGSVTINAANFPDANFRQYVKNFDDNNNNVLDDDEIRQVRNIIVVNSSITSLKGIEYFTALTQLDCSYNQLTALDLSRNTALTTLNCTSNRLTSLNVGMCINLTTLYCSGNYLAGVDLSKNIVLKYLYCGFNIGMVNGSYEFKLTDFMEAYRISDILGTPNYYDDVYMYYSTYSAIYYNKYSISSLNTSSSGYVLLFPKTTNTLDHIYYRPSNSHLTVFVYPSVASSGGGGSDSDSGEIPLIRTDALDSATVGSQYSCQLSASGASPMTWKVKGNLPDGLVMSTEGLISGISTKKGKKRFTVTVSNANGSDKKTLSITVYELPQIITDTLKNATVGKTYNAVIKKRGTSPLVLSLEGSLPEGMKFNPKNAKITGKPKTIDACGTYTLTFTLLNPVGKATKTFTLDVDAVTPSFTTKSLKTGTYGKPYKAAIKTKGSGPITLTAENLPEGLYLNSETGTIEGTPLEVCTKRTITLTADNGWSSTVHKDFLLTIKAVAPKITTTALPEGTAGSEYSTALYAEGTPDITWSAVNLPAGLGITADGQILGVPRENGRFSVKITAANYAKSVKKTMKLVIHEAPTITDTGTAGSTADVLAVVAVLPEVSADVPGMYDFAVTLSDDAQPGEELVYLAGSSEPSEDDTIAEFADEDGEEIAAVPENRKVTVSVWLRKGVTYKPAIAVKR, encoded by the coding sequence ATGAGAAGATTCAGGTTGATTGTGCTGGCGGTAATGTTGCTGGCGATGTGCGGGACAGCTTGGGGGAGCGTAACCATCAACGCGGCGAACTTCCCCGATGCGAACTTCAGGCAGTACGTCAAGAACTTTGACGACAACAATAACAACGTGCTTGACGACGACGAGATAAGGCAGGTAAGAAATATCATAGTGGTGAACAGCTCTATAACCAGCCTGAAGGGGATAGAGTACTTCACGGCCTTGACGCAGCTCGATTGCAGTTACAACCAGCTGACAGCCCTTGACTTGAGCAGGAACACGGCCTTGACGACGCTGAACTGCACAAGCAACCGTTTGACCTCGCTGAACGTTGGCATGTGCATAAACTTGACCACGCTGTACTGCTCGGGGAACTATCTGGCCGGTGTTGACCTGAGCAAGAACATCGTCTTGAAGTATCTGTACTGCGGCTTCAATATAGGCATGGTGAACGGCTCTTACGAGTTCAAGCTGACGGACTTCATGGAAGCATACCGCATCAGCGACATTCTCGGCACTCCCAATTACTATGACGATGTTTACATGTACTACAGCACCTATTCTGCCATCTATTACAACAAATATTCCATTAGTTCGCTTAACACCTCTTCGAGCGGATATGTCCTGCTCTTCCCCAAGACGACAAACACGCTCGACCACATCTATTACCGTCCCTCCAACTCTCACCTTACTGTATTTGTGTACCCTTCTGTTGCGTCGTCAGGCGGCGGAGGAAGTGATTCAGACAGCGGAGAGATTCCGTTAATCAGGACAGACGCACTCGACAGCGCAACAGTAGGCTCGCAGTACTCCTGCCAGCTCTCAGCTTCAGGAGCTTCACCAATGACGTGGAAGGTCAAAGGCAACCTTCCTGACGGTCTCGTAATGAGCACTGAAGGACTCATCAGCGGCATTTCCACAAAGAAGGGCAAGAAGCGATTCACTGTAACGGTCTCGAACGCAAACGGTTCAGACAAGAAAACTCTCAGCATAACCGTCTATGAACTTCCGCAGATTATCACAGACACCCTCAAGAATGCTACTGTGGGCAAGACTTATAACGCAGTAATCAAGAAAAGGGGAACATCTCCGCTAGTGCTGTCCCTTGAAGGCAGTCTGCCGGAAGGAATGAAGTTCAACCCGAAGAACGCCAAAATCACAGGCAAGCCGAAAACTATCGACGCGTGCGGAACGTACACTCTGACCTTTACCCTGCTGAACCCCGTCGGTAAAGCCACAAAAACCTTCACGCTTGACGTTGATGCAGTAACTCCTTCGTTCACGACAAAGAGCCTCAAGACCGGGACTTACGGGAAACCCTACAAAGCAGCAATCAAGACTAAGGGCTCAGGCCCGATAACGCTGACTGCTGAGAATCTGCCTGAAGGACTGTACCTGAACTCCGAGACGGGCACTATCGAGGGTACTCCGCTCGAAGTCTGCACAAAACGCACGATAACGCTGACTGCCGACAACGGATGGTCTAGTACTGTGCATAAAGACTTTCTGCTGACGATAAAAGCCGTTGCCCCGAAGATTACGACAACCGCTCTCCCCGAAGGCACTGCCGGTTCGGAGTACAGCACGGCACTCTATGCAGAAGGCACGCCCGACATAACATGGAGCGCGGTGAATCTCCCTGCTGGACTGGGCATAACTGCGGACGGGCAGATTTTGGGAGTTCCCAGAGAGAACGGGAGGTTCAGCGTGAAAATCACGGCCGCGAACTATGCCAAGAGCGTAAAGAAGACCATGAAGCTGGTTATACATGAAGCACCCACCATCACGGACACAGGAACGGCAGGAAGTACTGCGGATGTCCTCGCTGTTGTTGCTGTCCTGCCGGAAGTGTCGGCTGACGTGCCTGGAATGTACGACTTCGCTGTAACCCTGAGCGACGATGCACAGCCCGGAGAAGAGTTAGTGTATCTCGCTGGCAGCTCCGAGCCGTCGGAGGATGACACAATCGCGGAGTTCGCGGACGAGGACGGAGAAGAGATAGCGGCCGTTCCCGAGAACCGCAAGGTAACCGTCAGTGTGTGGCTTCGGAAAGGAGTAACCTACAAGCCCGCAATTGCCGTAAAACGCTGA
- a CDS encoding WecB/TagA/CpsF family glycosyltransferase, with product MALLQSLPAKLPLITGCVLMSAFCIGVQRFIKRLLAPRQYGYFRDIVLAGSWLVLSLWFGSAEARIVVCGSMLACFAGLAEYVYDDTRWRLLYPVIGALCAYFGPAVHFIRFPDNEYIYLSPMFSFIAGTAWFTFFPFIFRYLDEIPGLVGHVLAVTFVLMLSACVVTRAGDFFMAWAGLMMVAGFWSRFGNMYRQAGSAMSSMWGVLVAGTAIIGRSKGIVLSTVLFLSLGLFAIPALEIFFSFVRSILIDNPPEKYSGGRIYRHMLDGGVEHPEAVQSVAGLCAITSIATAWELWGIALVLAVVLLLFRPSKKKMIPHPSLWGITFDNVSMNYAVSKARGLILNPESNSANLIVTLNAIGMETVIDDPEFAEIVKDSAMVLADGSGLCLGMKILGTPVQERVAGIDFAEQLCRTASAEKWPVFFLGAAGDTARTCAEAMSAKFPGLIVAGARDGYFDVKDTRIPDAIARTGAKILLVAMGQPRQEKWAALHRERLGSMLCVGVGGAFDVFSGKLERAPLWVQKIGFEWLYRMLQEPSRWRKNLRLITFMLRIFATKLGIHKR from the coding sequence ATGGCCTTGCTGCAATCACTGCCCGCTAAGCTGCCGCTGATAACCGGCTGTGTCTTGATGTCGGCGTTCTGCATCGGGGTTCAGCGTTTCATCAAGAGACTGCTTGCGCCCCGACAGTACGGCTACTTCAGGGATATAGTTCTGGCTGGTTCGTGGCTTGTACTGTCGCTGTGGTTCGGGAGCGCGGAGGCAAGAATAGTTGTCTGCGGGTCAATGCTCGCATGTTTCGCGGGGCTTGCCGAATACGTTTACGACGACACGCGCTGGCGGCTGCTCTATCCAGTAATAGGGGCGTTGTGCGCGTACTTCGGGCCTGCGGTGCACTTCATACGTTTTCCCGACAACGAATACATCTACCTGTCGCCGATGTTCTCATTCATCGCAGGTACAGCATGGTTTACGTTTTTCCCGTTCATATTCAGGTATCTTGACGAGATTCCCGGACTTGTCGGGCACGTCTTGGCCGTAACTTTCGTGCTGATGCTCTCTGCGTGTGTCGTAACGAGAGCAGGAGACTTCTTCATGGCATGGGCGGGGTTAATGATGGTCGCGGGTTTCTGGTCGCGTTTCGGGAACATGTACCGTCAGGCCGGAAGCGCAATGTCCTCAATGTGGGGCGTTCTTGTTGCGGGGACGGCGATAATCGGACGGAGCAAGGGCATCGTGCTGAGTACTGTGCTGTTCCTGTCGCTGGGACTGTTCGCTATTCCTGCGCTGGAGATATTCTTCTCGTTCGTGCGGAGCATTCTCATCGACAACCCGCCGGAAAAATATTCAGGCGGAAGAATCTACCGGCACATGCTGGACGGCGGAGTCGAGCACCCTGAAGCAGTGCAGAGCGTCGCAGGACTTTGCGCGATAACCAGCATTGCTACGGCGTGGGAACTCTGGGGCATCGCGTTGGTGCTTGCTGTCGTGCTCCTGCTGTTCCGTCCCTCCAAGAAGAAGATGATCCCTCACCCGTCCTTGTGGGGAATAACGTTCGACAACGTTTCGATGAATTATGCTGTGTCGAAGGCGCGCGGCCTCATCCTCAACCCCGAGAGCAATTCCGCGAACCTCATCGTAACCCTCAACGCCATAGGCATGGAGACAGTCATAGATGACCCTGAATTTGCGGAAATCGTTAAGGACTCGGCGATGGTTCTTGCGGACGGTTCGGGCTTGTGCTTGGGCATGAAGATTCTCGGTACGCCGGTTCAGGAACGTGTTGCGGGAATAGATTTCGCCGAGCAGCTTTGCAGGACAGCCAGCGCGGAGAAGTGGCCCGTGTTCTTCTTGGGGGCTGCGGGGGACACGGCGAGGACTTGCGCAGAAGCAATGTCGGCCAAGTTCCCGGGACTGATTGTCGCGGGGGCAAGAGATGGGTACTTCGACGTGAAAGATACGCGTATACCCGACGCGATTGCACGGACGGGCGCGAAGATTCTTCTCGTCGCGATGGGACAGCCCAGACAGGAGAAGTGGGCTGCTCTTCACCGTGAACGTTTGGGCTCGATGCTGTGCGTTGGTGTCGGCGGAGCGTTCGACGTGTTCTCTGGCAAGCTGGAACGTGCTCCGCTGTGGGTGCAGAAGATAGGCTTTGAGTGGCTGTACAGGATGCTTCAGGAGCCGTCGAGGTGGCGGAAGAACCTGCGGCTGATTACGTTCATGCTCAGGATTTTTGCGACGAAGCTCGGCATTCACAAACGGTAA
- the serS gene encoding serine--tRNA ligase, protein MLDIKYILANTDEYAAMLRARHHDFDLSILAGLDARRRKIIGETEDLKARRNEGSKRIGQAKNNPELDVEALKAEIKAMGAKISELDAELAQVEEELTGYLMTLPNTLSPTTPIGNDENDNPVVRTWGEPKKFTFEPKPHWDVAEALGIMDFEKGVMLAQSRFTVLQGMGARMERALVNFMLDLHTKKHGYLEVEPPFMVRSAILEGTGQLPKFAEDLYRLQNDDLWLIPTAEVPLTNLNRESILEERDLPKYYTAYTPCFRREAGSAGRDVRGLMRQHQFDKVEMVKVCTPETSYDELEKLTADAEDVLKILELPYHVVNLCSGDIGFGSCKTYDLEVWLPSQNKYREISSCSNCGDFQARRMGLRYRPADGGRPRFAHTLNGSGIAVGRTLIAIIENYQNEDGSITVPTALVPYMDGLAAITAR, encoded by the coding sequence ATGCTTGACATCAAATACATTCTAGCCAACACAGACGAATATGCCGCAATGCTCAGGGCTCGTCATCACGACTTTGACCTAAGCATCCTTGCAGGGCTCGACGCACGCAGGCGCAAGATCATCGGCGAGACCGAAGACCTAAAAGCTCGCCGCAACGAAGGTTCCAAGCGCATAGGCCAGGCCAAGAACAACCCTGAACTTGACGTTGAAGCCCTGAAGGCGGAAATCAAGGCGATGGGCGCGAAAATCAGCGAGCTTGACGCGGAACTTGCGCAGGTTGAGGAGGAGCTCACCGGCTACCTTATGACCCTGCCCAACACCTTAAGCCCGACGACTCCAATCGGCAACGACGAGAATGATAACCCCGTCGTACGCACATGGGGAGAGCCCAAGAAGTTCACGTTCGAGCCCAAACCTCACTGGGATGTAGCGGAAGCACTTGGCATCATGGACTTCGAGAAGGGAGTCATGTTAGCGCAGAGCAGGTTCACGGTTCTTCAGGGAATGGGCGCAAGGATGGAGAGGGCATTAGTGAACTTCATGCTTGACCTCCACACGAAGAAGCACGGGTACTTAGAGGTTGAGCCCCCCTTCATGGTGCGTTCGGCAATCCTCGAAGGAACAGGACAGCTCCCGAAGTTCGCGGAAGACCTGTACCGTCTGCAGAACGATGACCTGTGGCTCATTCCGACGGCAGAAGTCCCCCTCACGAACCTTAACCGCGAGAGCATCCTCGAGGAGAGAGACCTCCCCAAGTACTACACGGCCTACACACCGTGCTTCAGGAGAGAGGCTGGAAGCGCAGGAAGGGATGTCAGGGGATTGATGAGACAGCATCAGTTCGACAAGGTAGAGATGGTGAAGGTCTGCACGCCGGAAACCAGCTACGACGAACTCGAGAAGCTCACCGCCGACGCAGAAGATGTCCTGAAAATCTTAGAGCTCCCCTATCACGTCGTGAACCTCTGCTCCGGCGATATAGGCTTCGGCTCATGCAAGACCTACGACCTCGAGGTCTGGCTTCCCTCGCAGAACAAGTACCGCGAGATCAGCTCATGCTCCAACTGCGGGGACTTCCAGGCGCGGAGAATGGGACTGCGTTACCGCCCCGCAGACGGAGGACGGCCGCGTTTCGCGCACACCCTCAACGGTTCGGGAATAGCGGTCGGCAGGACGTTAATCGCGATCATCGAGAACTACCAGAACGAAGACGGGAGCATAACCGTTCCGACTGCTCTCGTGCCTTACATGGATGGCCTTGCTGCAATCACTGCCCGCTAA
- the ribH gene encoding 6,7-dimethyl-8-ribityllumazine synthase: MRVTEGKLTGTGLNIAVIASRSGEPVASKLLDGARDSLMRHDVSGSSIDIFRVPGVFELPLVAKELALTGKYDAIIALGAVIPCDDILAAEVARGLAGVSLEQRVPVAFGVLVTETLEQALAQAYNKGAGCAVTAIETANLLRNICRQNTTEERTLNA, from the coding sequence GTGAGAGTTACAGAAGGCAAGCTGACCGGCACAGGGCTGAACATCGCCGTAATTGCCTCGCGTTCCGGCGAACCCGTCGCCTCAAAGCTCCTTGACGGCGCAAGAGATTCCCTTATGCGTCATGATGTCTCCGGCAGCTCAATAGACATCTTCCGCGTTCCCGGAGTCTTCGAGCTTCCGTTAGTCGCTAAGGAGCTGGCGTTGACCGGCAAGTACGACGCAATCATCGCGTTGGGCGCGGTAATTCCGTGCGACGACATCTTGGCCGCAGAGGTCGCGAGGGGTCTGGCGGGCGTGAGCCTCGAACAGAGAGTACCCGTAGCTTTCGGAGTACTGGTTACGGAAACGCTCGAGCAGGCACTCGCGCAGGCGTACAATAAAGGCGCAGGCTGTGCAGTTACAGCAATAGAGACGGCGAACCTTTTACGGAACATCTGCCGCCAAAACACTACAGAGGAGAGGACACTTAATGCTTGA
- the mtnA gene encoding S-methyl-5-thioribose-1-phosphate isomerase has translation MHILSVETVSLDDDALVILDQTKLPNSIEILHLTTQPEIWRAIRTLQVRGAPAIGIAAAFGVYLAARDIHAEDYMSFFVQFHEAKEYLNSARPTAVNLSWALNRMEKVVTDNEGRSIEGIVELLRREAIAIKAEDTEMCRKIGEWGLTLIHDGDGILTHCNAGQLATSKYGTALAPIHLGRERGMNFRVYCDETRPLLQGARLSTFELLADGVDTTLICDNMASQVMKNGWIDAVFVGCDRVAANGDACNKIGTSGVAILAKHYGIPFYVLGPTSTIDMSISTGADIVIEERPAEEVTEMWYSRRMAPEGVKVYNPAFDVTDHALITGIVTEHGIAWPPYTESLKELFAN, from the coding sequence ATGCACATATTATCAGTCGAAACAGTATCGCTTGACGACGACGCACTTGTTATCCTCGACCAGACAAAGCTCCCTAACAGCATCGAGATACTTCACCTCACGACACAGCCGGAAATCTGGCGGGCAATCCGTACCCTCCAGGTCAGAGGAGCACCGGCCATCGGAATAGCGGCGGCATTCGGCGTGTACCTTGCGGCGAGGGACATTCACGCGGAGGACTACATGTCGTTCTTCGTGCAGTTCCACGAGGCAAAGGAGTACCTGAACTCCGCGCGTCCGACGGCAGTAAATCTCTCGTGGGCACTTAACCGAATGGAGAAGGTTGTTACGGACAACGAAGGCAGGAGCATTGAAGGGATAGTTGAACTTCTGCGGAGGGAAGCCATCGCAATCAAGGCAGAGGACACGGAGATGTGCAGGAAGATCGGCGAATGGGGGCTGACACTCATTCACGACGGCGACGGAATACTGACCCACTGCAACGCCGGGCAGTTAGCGACCTCGAAATACGGGACAGCTTTAGCCCCGATACATCTCGGCCGTGAAAGAGGAATGAATTTCCGTGTGTACTGCGACGAGACGAGGCCTCTGCTTCAGGGCGCGCGGCTCTCGACGTTCGAGCTTCTGGCTGACGGCGTGGACACCACATTAATCTGCGACAACATGGCTTCGCAGGTCATGAAGAACGGCTGGATTGATGCTGTGTTTGTGGGGTGCGACAGAGTAGCGGCGAACGGGGACGCGTGCAACAAAATCGGCACGTCAGGCGTGGCAATTCTCGCGAAACATTACGGGATACCGTTCTACGTTCTCGGGCCGACATCGACAATCGACATGAGCATTTCGACGGGAGCAGACATCGTGATAGAAGAGCGTCCGGCTGAAGAGGTTACGGAGATGTGGTACAGCCGGAGGATGGCACCTGAGGGCGTGAAGGTCTACAACCCTGCGTTCGACGTAACAGACCATGCACTGATTACGGGAATCGTTACGGAGCACGGGATTGCTTGGCCGCCGTATACTGAGAGCCTGAAAGAGCTCTTCGCGAACTAG
- a CDS encoding DUF1792 domain-containing protein, with product MGILSKVRTLFRVWDTERFLNNIKFLIKNDIQVTLKDEILEDCLFQLDELRELVMPHVPEILDMHHSLSRLEEQPKSFARFGDGEVAIMQGRDIRFQKYDPALSEKMYRVLQDKRDDMYVGINGLYFHSVRLQNITEEGVAFHYKMDTQLRRFFMEHANPETTYLDATCLCGFFRFADNDAYADFVRRKKKLFEGRKIALVTGKSVLAKLDYDIFEHAASKVIIDAPSKHAFGAYDSILRDISSNVSKDTLICLILGPTATAMAADLTDMGYMAWDIGHIAKDYDAYMKNLDRTPRAQREFFAPD from the coding sequence ATGGGAATACTCAGCAAGGTACGTACACTTTTCCGCGTCTGGGACACAGAAAGATTCCTCAACAACATTAAGTTTCTCATCAAGAATGACATTCAAGTAACCCTGAAAGACGAGATACTTGAAGACTGCCTGTTTCAGCTGGACGAACTGCGCGAACTGGTTATGCCGCACGTTCCCGAGATTCTGGACATGCACCACAGCTTGAGCCGCCTCGAAGAACAGCCCAAGAGCTTCGCACGGTTCGGAGACGGTGAAGTTGCCATAATGCAGGGTCGTGATATACGGTTCCAGAAGTATGACCCAGCGCTTTCGGAGAAAATGTACCGGGTTCTGCAGGACAAGCGTGATGATATGTACGTGGGAATTAACGGGCTTTATTTCCATTCCGTACGGCTTCAGAACATCACGGAAGAAGGAGTAGCGTTCCATTACAAGATGGATACGCAGCTGCGAAGATTCTTCATGGAGCACGCCAATCCCGAAACAACTTATCTTGATGCTACATGTCTGTGCGGCTTCTTCCGTTTTGCGGATAACGATGCGTATGCTGACTTTGTACGCAGGAAGAAGAAGCTCTTTGAGGGCAGGAAGATAGCCCTTGTTACAGGAAAAAGCGTCCTCGCCAAACTGGATTATGACATCTTCGAGCACGCCGCCAGCAAAGTCATCATCGACGCTCCGTCAAAACATGCATTCGGCGCATACGACTCGATACTGCGGGACATCTCCAGCAACGTCAGCAAGGACACGCTTATATGCCTGATACTCGGACCTACAGCAACTGCAATGGCCGCAGACCTGACCGACATGGGATATATGGCTTGGGACATAGGGCACATAGCGAAAGACTATGATGCCTACATGAAGAATCTCGACAGGACACCCCGAGCTCAGCGCGAATTTTTTGCGCCGGACTAG